A stretch of the Gammaproteobacteria bacterium genome encodes the following:
- the modA gene encoding molybdate ABC transporter substrate-binding protein, protein MRVLLYFCLLSLLSGPLYAAEKLHVAVASNFASAMQKLVSQFELQSGYRVSSSYASSGKLFAQITHGAPYDIFLSADTLRPRRLESLGWVVPDQRFTYAIGRLVLWAPDARSPDEALQQLRQGGFSYLSMANPKIAPYGAAAMEVLEQFGLSRRFLKRTVRGENIAQAYQFIYSGNAQLGFVAKAQVVDASKPLRGAIWHVPGDFYTPIEQQAVWLKRAEHHPVAIAFVDYLRSDVAKQIIMDSGYDGLTTPLSSQEPLNRHD, encoded by the coding sequence ATGAGAGTGCTGCTCTATTTTTGTCTGCTCAGTCTGTTAAGCGGCCCGTTATACGCTGCGGAGAAGCTGCACGTTGCGGTTGCCTCCAACTTTGCTTCAGCGATGCAGAAATTGGTTTCACAGTTTGAGTTGCAGAGTGGCTATCGGGTCAGTAGCAGTTATGCCTCGAGTGGCAAGCTGTTTGCGCAGATTACCCATGGTGCGCCATACGATATCTTTTTATCCGCTGATACGCTACGCCCTCGTCGCCTGGAAAGCCTGGGGTGGGTTGTTCCTGATCAGCGTTTTACCTACGCCATAGGCAGGCTGGTACTCTGGGCACCGGATGCTCGCTCCCCAGATGAGGCCTTGCAGCAGTTGCGGCAAGGGGGCTTCTCTTACCTCTCGATGGCCAATCCTAAGATAGCGCCCTACGGTGCTGCGGCGATGGAGGTGCTGGAGCAGTTTGGGCTGAGCAGGCGCTTTTTAAAACGAACGGTGAGAGGGGAGAATATCGCCCAGGCGTATCAATTTATTTACAGCGGCAATGCGCAGCTGGGCTTTGTAGCAAAAGCACAGGTTGTTGATGCGAGTAAACCCCTGAGAGGTGCCATATGGCATGTGCCAGGTGACTTCTATACTCCTATTGAACAGCAGGCGGTATGGCTAAAACGTGCGGAGCATCATCCGGTGGCTATCGCCTTTGTTGATTATCTACGCAGTGACGTGGCAAAACAGATTATTATGGATTCTGGGTATGATGGGTTAACCACCCCATTGAGTAGTCAGGAGCCTTTAAATCGCCATGATTAA
- the modB gene encoding molybdate ABC transporter permease subunit, with translation MEMDWQPVWLSLKLASVTTVLLLLIGTPLAWWLSQTRSFFKQPIAAIIALPLVLPSTVLGFYLLLLLGPQGAVGQFMQRLGLDTLPFTFAGLVVASIFYSLPFMVQPLQNAFENLGKKPLEIAATLRASPFDTFMSVVVPLARPGFITGIVLCFAHTIGEFGVILMIGGNIPGETQVLSIAIYDHVEMLEYGQAHILSAGMVLFSFVVLLTLFYMNRRTEVRSR, from the coding sequence ATGGAGATGGATTGGCAGCCGGTCTGGTTAAGTCTTAAGCTGGCGAGCGTGACAACGGTTCTGTTGTTGCTGATCGGCACACCACTGGCTTGGTGGTTGTCACAAACCCGCTCTTTCTTTAAACAACCGATTGCCGCGATTATTGCATTACCATTGGTGCTGCCCTCGACTGTTTTAGGTTTTTATCTGTTGCTACTGCTCGGCCCACAAGGCGCGGTGGGGCAGTTTATGCAGCGGCTTGGGCTGGATACTTTGCCCTTTACCTTTGCCGGTTTGGTGGTCGCCTCTATCTTTTATTCACTGCCTTTCATGGTTCAGCCGCTACAAAATGCCTTTGAAAATCTAGGCAAAAAACCACTGGAAATTGCGGCCACGCTAAGAGCGTCACCGTTCGATACCTTTATGAGTGTTGTGGTGCCACTGGCGCGCCCTGGGTTTATCACCGGAATTGTCCTCTGCTTTGCCCACACCATTGGCGAGTTTGGTGTGATATTGATGATCGGTGGCAATATTCCCGGTGAAACACAAGTGTTGTCGATTGCCATCTATGATCATGTCGAAATGCTGGAGTATGGTCAGGCGCATATTCTCTCAGCCGGTATGGTGCTGTTCTCTTTTGTGGTGTTGTTGACGCTCTTTTATATGAATCGTCGTACCGAGGTGCGTAGCCGATGA
- the modC gene encoding molybdenum ABC transporter ATP-binding protein: protein MSRVIHAHFKAARGEFQLDARFTLPGQGVSALFGDSGSGKTTLLRCIAGLEPEIDGSLSVDGEPWQTMDALFTPPHKRPVGYVFQESNLFAHLNVQQNIEFGMKRLKPHVRVMKADDVVQMLGIGYLLKRAVTHLSGGEQQRVAIARALLTSPRLLLMDEPLSALDERSKQEVLPYLERLHDELAIPVIYVSHSQKELSRLADYMVWIEQGKVRAEGSLCQVMGRFDLAARHGEEAGEVMIAKVMQHDDDYHLSRLQCSCGELWVKRVNRKVGDEIRVHIPAKDVSITLKPAVDSSIQNIWPMVIEAVSEVNQGQLILQLSAGGDHASPLLLSRITLKSFERLQLKVASHCYVQIKSVGLLQCDDGVTVYPDTRCNPGD, encoded by the coding sequence ATGAGCCGAGTGATTCATGCTCATTTCAAAGCGGCGCGTGGCGAGTTTCAGCTGGATGCTCGCTTTACACTGCCCGGCCAGGGGGTCAGTGCGCTGTTTGGTGATTCGGGCTCGGGTAAAACCACACTGCTGCGCTGTATTGCGGGGTTAGAGCCAGAAATTGATGGTTCACTTTCGGTTGATGGCGAGCCGTGGCAGACGATGGATGCTCTTTTCACCCCACCCCATAAGCGCCCCGTTGGTTATGTCTTTCAGGAGAGTAATCTTTTTGCTCATCTGAATGTACAGCAGAATATTGAGTTTGGCATGAAGCGGCTAAAACCACATGTGCGCGTTATGAAAGCAGATGATGTGGTGCAGATGCTGGGGATTGGTTATCTGTTAAAAAGGGCCGTTACGCACCTCTCAGGTGGCGAACAGCAGCGCGTTGCTATTGCCCGTGCGCTACTGACCAGCCCAAGGTTATTGTTAATGGATGAGCCACTCTCGGCACTGGATGAGCGCAGCAAGCAGGAGGTTTTGCCCTACCTTGAACGGCTGCATGATGAGCTGGCAATACCGGTGATATACGTCAGCCATTCACAAAAAGAGCTGAGCCGCCTGGCAGACTACATGGTGTGGATAGAGCAGGGCAAGGTGCGGGCCGAAGGCTCGCTTTGTCAGGTGATGGGGCGCTTTGATCTGGCTGCCCGCCATGGCGAGGAGGCGGGTGAGGTGATGATAGCCAAAGTGATGCAGCATGATGACGATTACCACCTTAGTCGTTTGCAGTGCAGCTGTGGTGAGTTATGGGTAAAGCGAGTAAACCGAAAAGTGGGTGATGAGATTCGTGTGCATATCCCAGCCAAGGATGTCAGCATCACACTTAAACCCGCCGTTGACAGCAGTATTCAAAATATTTGGCCGATGGTAATCGAAGCGGTGTCGGAGGTGAACCAGGGACAACTGATATTGCAACTGAGTGCCGGTGGTGACCACGCATCACCGCTACTGTTATCCCGTATCACCTTAAAATCATTTGAAAGGTTGCAGCTCAAAGTGGCGAGCCACTGCTATGTGCAAATCAAGAGTGTCGGCCTGTTACAGTGTGATGACGGCGTGACAGTTTACCCTGACACGCGCTGTAACCCAGGTGACTGA
- a CDS encoding VTT domain-containing protein encodes MTDLIHQLLSWVSANPHWAGLAVLLVACAESLAIVGWVVPGAVMMLGAGALIAAGAMGFWPTFLLAVAGAVLGDGLSYWLGYRYNEKIRQWWPFNRHPALLLRGEAFFSRHGGKSVFIARFVGPVRPVVPMMAGMMMMPAPHFFLANIFSALAWAPLYLLLGMAFGASLALAGEVAGRLAVLLGAALLAVWVIIKMVHVIYLFLKKRGQRWAEKCLSQGRIHPTGAWIVADLLDADKPVLGALLVWLAILLGGSGLFLWVSGNVMTGDSLVPAGESLYILLQSLRTPLGDQLMVIFSALGDGVMILTLVISVLLWMVWKRAWREALYWLAAVGFAALAVALFKYSYHFPRPVAMYSGANAYSFPSAHATLSIVVYGYLAMLAAQTLPDSRRWLPYAAAALLVAGIGFSRLYLGAHWLADVLGGIGLGAAWISLLAIARHYHLRRRGDVSGVPVVALLVFLMAGSWHVNAKMADDLVRYAVPQSIQLVAEDEWWRSAWRESPAFRIDLEGEQKQPLNIQWLGELTSLRQQLEAQGWYAPEPVTASGVLRWLLPHPQLVELPVLPQFHNGQQQALLLIRPNVSKHASTAPLWVLRLWPTTVQLEPGAKKLWFGTVTGLREQCLPLICFPRSTADYEPALVELEPLLSGKEWQRVDRISIKQSEQQPMDYSVLLIR; translated from the coding sequence GTGACTGACCTGATCCATCAACTGCTCAGTTGGGTGAGCGCCAACCCCCATTGGGCGGGTCTTGCGGTGTTGCTGGTTGCCTGCGCCGAGTCACTGGCCATTGTCGGCTGGGTGGTGCCGGGGGCGGTGATGATGTTGGGTGCGGGTGCATTGATTGCGGCGGGTGCCATGGGCTTTTGGCCCACCTTTCTGTTGGCGGTGGCGGGTGCTGTATTGGGTGATGGCCTGAGCTACTGGCTTGGGTATCGTTATAATGAGAAAATCCGCCAATGGTGGCCCTTCAATCGTCATCCGGCGCTGTTATTACGGGGTGAAGCATTTTTCAGTCGCCACGGTGGTAAAAGTGTTTTTATCGCCCGCTTTGTCGGGCCAGTAAGGCCGGTGGTTCCGATGATGGCCGGCATGATGATGATGCCGGCTCCCCATTTTTTTCTGGCCAATATTTTCTCTGCCCTGGCGTGGGCACCCCTCTATCTACTGTTAGGAATGGCCTTTGGTGCTTCGCTGGCTTTGGCTGGAGAGGTCGCCGGGCGGCTGGCGGTGCTGCTTGGGGCGGCGCTGCTTGCCGTGTGGGTGATTATAAAAATGGTACATGTCATTTACCTGTTTCTAAAAAAACGGGGGCAACGGTGGGCTGAAAAGTGCCTCTCCCAGGGACGGATCCATCCAACGGGGGCGTGGATTGTGGCGGATCTGCTGGATGCTGATAAGCCCGTTTTAGGTGCGCTACTCGTATGGTTGGCGATACTACTGGGTGGCAGCGGGTTGTTTCTCTGGGTTTCGGGAAATGTGATGACAGGAGACTCTCTGGTACCTGCGGGAGAGTCACTCTATATACTATTACAAAGCTTACGCACTCCGCTGGGTGACCAGCTGATGGTGATTTTCAGTGCGTTGGGTGATGGGGTAATGATACTCACACTCGTGATCAGCGTGCTGTTGTGGATGGTGTGGAAAAGGGCGTGGCGAGAGGCGCTTTACTGGCTGGCAGCGGTAGGTTTTGCCGCCTTGGCGGTGGCGCTGTTTAAATACAGTTACCACTTTCCACGGCCTGTCGCCATGTACTCAGGGGCGAATGCCTACAGCTTCCCCAGTGCCCATGCAACCTTGAGTATCGTAGTTTACGGCTATCTGGCGATGCTGGCGGCACAGACACTGCCCGATAGCCGCCGCTGGTTGCCCTATGCCGCTGCTGCGCTGCTGGTGGCGGGGATTGGTTTTTCCCGGCTCTACTTGGGTGCTCACTGGTTAGCGGATGTGCTGGGAGGAATCGGCCTCGGAGCCGCCTGGATTAGTCTGTTAGCCATCGCCCGCCACTATCACTTGCGCCGTAGGGGCGATGTGAGTGGGGTGCCGGTTGTGGCGCTGCTGGTTTTTCTGATGGCAGGCAGTTGGCATGTGAATGCAAAAATGGCTGATGACTTGGTGCGATATGCCGTGCCGCAGAGCATTCAGCTGGTTGCCGAAGATGAGTGGTGGCGGAGCGCCTGGAGAGAGAGCCCGGCATTCCGTATCGACTTGGAAGGGGAGCAGAAGCAGCCGTTGAATATTCAGTGGCTTGGTGAACTCACCTCACTGCGCCAGCAGTTGGAAGCCCAAGGGTGGTATGCGCCCGAGCCAGTCACCGCAAGTGGTGTGTTACGCTGGTTGCTGCCTCACCCTCAGTTGGTAGAGCTGCCAGTACTCCCCCAGTTTCACAATGGACAGCAGCAGGCGTTGTTGCTGATTCGCCCTAATGTGAGTAAACACGCATCAACGGCCCCACTATGGGTGTTACGACTCTGGCCAACGACTGTTCAGCTAGAGCCAGGCGCGAAAAAGCTGTGGTTTGGAACCGTTACTGGGCTGCGTGAACAGTGCCTGCCATTGATCTGTTTTCCACGCTCAACGGCTGATTATGAGCCCGCACTGGTAGAGCTGGAACCCCTGTTGTCCGGCAAAGAGTGGCAGCGGGTAGATCGTATATCGATAAAGCAAAGTGAACAGCAACCGATGGATTACTCTGTGCTACTGATTCGTTGA
- the gpmI gene encoding 2,3-bisphosphoglycerate-independent phosphoglycerate mutase produces the protein MSAPRRPVVLMILDGFGTNPAGLNNAVVEASTPCLDDYFSRYPHTLLQASGPAVGLPDGQMGNSEVGHLTIGCGDIVRQDLVYIDDAINNGYFFNNPVLLAAVEQAKSAGRPLHLMGLVSDGGVHSHIRHLKALIELCRRHQVVPLVHMFCDGRDTSPQSAHRYVNELEDALQNSDGAIATISGRYYAMDRDNRWERTALAWQAIVQGRGEQGESASAVIEQAYAKGINDEFILPTALPAAQSVSSDDHVILFNYRKDRVRQLTRALFKPDFDAFDRGQYHPPKVSCMTEYDEWYKLPFAFEQEHPKQTLGGVVSRADLQQFHCAETEKYAHVTYFLNGGRGDAFNGEEREIIPSPDVATYDLAPEMNAKKVADAVIEAMQRKRYALIVVNFANGDMVGHTGKRKAILKAVEAMDQQVGRVLNTAESESYSVLLTADHGNCEEMVDPITGEPHTQHTLYPVPCLILDKHPWQLSCVGGLSSVAPTVLHLMGLPIPEQMTGRSLLLKPIM, from the coding sequence ATGTCAGCCCCTCGTCGCCCTGTTGTTTTGATGATTCTGGATGGTTTTGGAACCAACCCAGCTGGCCTCAATAATGCGGTTGTAGAGGCCTCTACGCCCTGTTTGGATGACTACTTTAGCCGTTATCCACACACCCTGTTGCAGGCATCAGGCCCGGCCGTGGGCTTGCCAGATGGTCAGATGGGAAACTCCGAAGTAGGGCACCTCACCATCGGCTGCGGTGATATTGTGCGCCAAGACTTGGTCTATATCGATGATGCCATCAATAACGGCTACTTTTTCAATAACCCAGTGCTGCTCGCCGCCGTTGAGCAAGCTAAAAGTGCTGGTCGCCCACTTCACTTGATGGGGCTGGTTTCCGATGGCGGTGTTCACAGTCACATTCGTCACTTAAAAGCGTTAATTGAGTTATGCCGCCGCCACCAGGTAGTACCGCTGGTTCATATGTTCTGTGATGGCCGTGATACTTCGCCCCAATCAGCACATCGCTATGTCAATGAGCTAGAAGACGCGCTGCAAAACAGCGACGGAGCCATCGCAACCATCTCGGGGCGCTACTATGCCATGGATAGAGATAATCGTTGGGAGCGTACCGCACTCGCTTGGCAGGCGATAGTGCAAGGTCGCGGTGAGCAGGGGGAGAGTGCCTCGGCAGTGATTGAACAGGCATATGCAAAAGGTATTAATGACGAATTTATATTGCCGACCGCACTGCCCGCAGCACAGTCTGTCTCATCCGATGATCATGTGATCCTTTTTAACTACCGCAAAGATAGAGTACGGCAATTAACCCGTGCACTCTTTAAGCCAGACTTTGATGCGTTTGACCGAGGTCAATACCATCCGCCCAAAGTGAGCTGCATGACCGAGTATGATGAGTGGTACAAGCTGCCCTTCGCCTTTGAACAAGAGCACCCGAAACAGACACTGGGTGGAGTCGTGAGCCGTGCCGATTTGCAGCAGTTTCACTGTGCCGAAACAGAAAAATATGCTCATGTAACCTACTTTTTAAACGGTGGCCGTGGCGATGCCTTTAATGGAGAGGAGCGGGAGATTATCCCATCCCCCGATGTGGCAACCTACGACCTGGCCCCGGAAATGAACGCTAAAAAGGTTGCTGATGCGGTCATTGAAGCGATGCAGCGCAAGAGATACGCTCTGATTGTAGTCAACTTCGCCAACGGCGACATGGTAGGACACACCGGTAAACGCAAGGCGATATTAAAAGCAGTAGAAGCGATGGACCAGCAGGTTGGTCGTGTTTTAAACACTGCAGAGAGCGAAAGCTACTCGGTTCTACTGACAGCCGACCACGGTAACTGTGAAGAGATGGTCGACCCCATCACCGGCGAACCGCACACCCAACACACCCTCTACCCAGTTCCCTGCCTGATTCTGGACAAACACCCCTGGCAACTCAGCTGCGTGGGTGGTTTAAGCTCGGTAGCGCCCACCGTTCTGCATCTCATGGGCCTGCCGATCCCCGAGCAGATGACAGGGCGTTCACTGCTCCTCAAGCCGATCATGTAG
- a CDS encoding hemerythrin family protein yields MIDFNEVPKVAVDFMNADHEEATHITNSLQTLVGAADNGEVNPQGISDTLEELLTHCREHFAREEAQMQKINFPPFHIHQSEHQRVLDEMAQVLENWRKHEDIATLKQYTLEILPEWFVGHIESMDSVTAMFIARAGGPFEL; encoded by the coding sequence ATGATTGATTTTAATGAAGTGCCCAAGGTCGCTGTAGATTTCATGAATGCAGATCATGAAGAAGCAACGCACATCACCAATTCGTTACAAACACTGGTGGGGGCTGCTGACAATGGCGAGGTTAATCCGCAGGGTATCAGCGATACACTTGAGGAGCTTCTAACCCACTGCCGAGAACACTTCGCCCGCGAAGAGGCCCAGATGCAGAAAATCAACTTCCCCCCGTTTCACATTCATCAAAGTGAGCATCAACGGGTATTAGATGAGATGGCTCAAGTACTTGAAAATTGGCGTAAACACGAAGATATAGCAACGCTAAAACAGTACACACTCGAGATTCTTCCCGAGTGGTTTGTGGGTCATATTGAAAGTATGGATAGCGTGACAGCGATGTTTATCGCACGCGCTGGTGGACCGTTCGAGCTATAG
- a CDS encoding M48 family metalloprotease encodes MPTRLILLLFFSLTAWADGTLTIPDIGNSADSSLSLKEEQRLGGQFMRQMRGTADLLDAPEIEAYIQSLGEQLVSYLDEAPYRYTFFVVNSAQINAFAVPGGYIGINAGLIIAADNESELASVLAHEIAHVSQRHISRAMEGSSGANLATIASILAAIALSSQGGDASLAALSVGMATSQQSRINYTRTHEKEADRIGIQLLAGAHYDPQGMARFFEKLHKESRYYQSGLPEILMTHPVTLNRISDAKNRAAQYSQQGKEGIADKPAFQYFRAKVRVLNSNKQQQLEQQTRTLFNKHPLPELAYQLALLESYNGKAAQAETRLRKLIQQQGEHPWLTVALAGSLQRQQKNSQALTLYKQALLIYPGNKALTLNYAEQLLKQNAADEAFNLLKIYLRTHHQLTPRVHQLYAQAASQLGNRVDASSALAEYFYLRGQSVVAVQHLEEAIKAANNQPYRLPKLKQRRDEIKKVALSEQAKTH; translated from the coding sequence ATGCCGACACGACTCATATTACTGCTATTTTTTTCACTCACTGCGTGGGCTGATGGTACGTTAACCATTCCCGATATTGGCAACTCAGCCGATTCATCGCTCTCATTAAAAGAGGAACAGAGGCTTGGCGGTCAATTTATGCGCCAGATGCGTGGCACCGCTGACCTGCTCGATGCCCCGGAAATAGAAGCCTACATTCAGTCACTTGGAGAGCAGCTGGTCTCCTACCTGGATGAAGCACCCTATCGTTACACTTTCTTCGTGGTCAACTCTGCGCAAATTAACGCCTTTGCCGTACCCGGTGGTTATATTGGCATCAACGCCGGGCTGATTATCGCAGCGGATAATGAGAGTGAATTAGCCTCCGTACTGGCCCATGAAATTGCCCACGTGTCGCAACGCCATATCAGCCGTGCGATGGAAGGAAGCAGTGGCGCCAACCTTGCCACCATCGCCTCTATTCTTGCCGCCATAGCACTCTCCAGCCAAGGGGGTGATGCGAGCCTTGCGGCGTTGAGTGTGGGTATGGCCACCAGCCAGCAATCACGCATCAACTACACCCGCACCCACGAGAAAGAGGCTGACCGTATCGGCATTCAGCTTCTGGCGGGTGCTCATTACGACCCCCAGGGCATGGCGCGTTTTTTTGAAAAACTTCATAAAGAGAGTCGCTACTATCAGAGCGGTTTACCCGAAATATTAATGACACACCCAGTCACACTTAACCGTATTTCTGATGCTAAAAACAGAGCGGCCCAATACTCGCAGCAAGGTAAAGAAGGCATTGCCGACAAACCCGCATTCCAATACTTTCGCGCCAAGGTGCGGGTATTGAACAGCAACAAGCAGCAACAGCTTGAGCAACAGACACGCACACTATTCAACAAGCACCCTCTACCCGAGCTTGCCTACCAACTCGCCTTGCTAGAGAGTTACAACGGCAAAGCGGCACAAGCTGAAACACGGTTACGCAAACTTATCCAGCAACAAGGGGAACACCCCTGGTTAACCGTAGCACTTGCAGGGAGCCTGCAACGACAGCAAAAAAACAGCCAGGCCCTCACACTGTATAAACAAGCACTGCTGATCTACCCCGGCAATAAAGCACTAACACTCAACTATGCCGAGCAGCTACTCAAGCAAAACGCAGCCGATGAAGCCTTTAATTTGCTAAAAATATATCTACGCACTCATCACCAACTGACACCAAGAGTCCACCAGCTGTATGCCCAAGCTGCAAGCCAGCTAGGCAATCGCGTTGACGCCTCATCGGCGCTGGCTGAATACTTCTACCTTCGTGGCCAAAGTGTCGTTGCTGTACAGCACCTGGAAGAGGCGATAAAAGCGGCCAACAATCAACCCTATCGCCTGCCCAAACTAAAACAGCGCAGAGATGAAATTAAAAAAGTCGCTCTGAGCGAGCAAGCCAAAACACACTAG
- a CDS encoding sulfurtransferase TusA family protein: MRYDLELDLCGLQCPLPILRSKKALAKLAAGQVILVTATDVGALKDFPAFCKVTGHALLESWEKQDVFHFVIKKRPED; this comes from the coding sequence GTGAGGTATGATTTAGAGCTCGATCTGTGTGGCTTGCAATGTCCGTTGCCTATTTTGCGCAGTAAGAAAGCATTAGCGAAGTTGGCAGCAGGCCAGGTGATACTCGTGACAGCGACGGATGTGGGGGCCTTAAAAGACTTTCCGGCTTTTTGTAAAGTAACCGGACACGCGTTGCTCGAGAGCTGGGAGAAGCAAGATGTGTTTCACTTTGTTATAAAAAAACGCCCCGAGGATTAG
- a CDS encoding LPP20 family lipoprotein, producing MTNSIKQMLLMGLVVSLVVGCSQSTTKPTDETAPASTAAELAEPKSFYQNEKNRPVDTLVITARGWGAPPKQYYPEGNRRLMAMRAAKLDAYRSLAERIHGLRIWGGTTVGEMVLEQDQFKVLLDAYVVGAKVLSIMPQKDGNYEAIVEVEVGRDFLYRALASRNDLMTVPSGYSALPKTAYEEQATQVQQHEAVEDVVSESHSQANFYFAD from the coding sequence ATGACAAATTCGATAAAGCAGATGTTGTTGATGGGTTTAGTGGTCTCTTTAGTGGTGGGGTGCTCGCAATCAACCACTAAACCGACTGATGAAACAGCGCCGGCCTCCACCGCTGCTGAGTTGGCGGAACCCAAATCTTTTTATCAAAACGAAAAAAACCGGCCGGTCGACACCCTGGTGATCACTGCCCGTGGTTGGGGTGCGCCACCAAAACAGTATTATCCGGAGGGCAATCGCCGCCTGATGGCGATGCGTGCAGCCAAACTGGATGCGTATCGCTCCCTGGCTGAACGTATTCATGGTTTGCGTATCTGGGGGGGCACGACCGTCGGCGAAATGGTGCTGGAGCAAGATCAGTTTAAAGTGTTGCTGGATGCTTATGTGGTGGGTGCCAAGGTGTTGAGTATCATGCCGCAAAAAGATGGTAATTATGAGGCGATTGTTGAAGTTGAGGTAGGTCGTGACTTTTTATACCGTGCATTGGCCAGCCGAAATGATTTGATGACGGTTCCGTCGGGCTATAGTGCGCTGCCCAAAACGGCCTATGAGGAGCAGGCAACGCAGGTTCAGCAGCATGAGGCGGTGGAAGACGTGGTGAGCGAGTCCCACAGTCAGGCCAACTTCTATTTTGCAGATTGA
- a CDS encoding flagellar assembly protein T N-terminal domain-containing protein: MLLRIALLMMLFVVVFPVNAKLVETQGVALIEKGAKGKAREEAIRQAIRQAQLQTMALVDSASMVSANVMAIDSARVSAAGLVKDVVVIKEWQQEGLYYVRIRAQVVEEKLRLPSNAARYRKKISVTQFDVMDRRQIFDMPMIEVKLAQELQRRLENTGLVLARDATAFRVAERGQHTLDGERVSYQHVVRRVAGELSSQFLVTGTLVDMGVQTGWWRDVRHIVLDVAVYDGLSGTLISKHRVNERVVGASYMDANVVFGSVAFLVGEYGAVLDRVLDSLASRIIEDLTMLPFSAKVLRVEGRHITLDAGVTSLMSVGDTLMAYQLDNSAMYDDVNGRYLGFKERPLAAVVVKTVQPQFSVAEVESDEITLKPGDIVRFGW, translated from the coding sequence ATGTTGCTACGTATTGCTCTGTTGATGATGTTGTTTGTGGTCGTTTTCCCCGTTAATGCGAAGCTGGTGGAGACGCAGGGGGTGGCGCTTATTGAAAAGGGTGCCAAGGGTAAGGCGCGTGAAGAGGCGATTCGGCAGGCGATTCGGCAGGCTCAACTGCAAACCATGGCTTTGGTTGATAGTGCCAGCATGGTCAGTGCCAATGTGATGGCTATTGATAGCGCACGGGTGAGCGCGGCGGGGCTGGTAAAAGATGTTGTGGTTATTAAAGAGTGGCAGCAAGAAGGACTCTATTATGTGCGGATTCGGGCGCAAGTGGTTGAAGAGAAACTACGTCTGCCGAGTAATGCGGCACGTTATCGTAAAAAAATATCGGTAACACAGTTTGATGTTATGGATCGCCGGCAAATTTTTGATATGCCGATGATTGAAGTAAAGCTGGCTCAGGAGCTACAGCGTCGCCTTGAAAATACCGGTTTGGTTTTAGCCCGTGATGCCACTGCTTTTAGAGTGGCTGAACGGGGTCAGCATACCCTGGATGGTGAGAGAGTCAGTTATCAACATGTTGTGAGGCGGGTGGCGGGTGAGTTATCCAGCCAGTTTCTAGTGACCGGTACCCTTGTGGATATGGGGGTGCAGACAGGGTGGTGGCGAGATGTGCGTCATATTGTATTGGATGTGGCGGTGTATGATGGGCTTTCAGGTACTCTGATTTCAAAACATCGAGTCAATGAACGTGTGGTCGGCGCAAGTTATATGGATGCTAATGTGGTGTTTGGTAGCGTTGCTTTCTTGGTGGGTGAGTATGGTGCCGTATTGGATCGTGTGCTGGATTCGCTGGCTAGCCGGATCATTGAGGATTTAACTATGCTTCCATTTTCGGCAAAAGTACTGCGGGTTGAGGGGCGTCATATTACGCTGGATGCAGGAGTCACATCGTTGATGTCGGTCGGTGACACCTTAATGGCCTATCAACTGGATAACAGCGCGATGTATGATGATGTTAATGGCCGTTATCTCGGTTTCAAGGAGCGACCACTGGCGGCTGTCGTTGTGAAAACAGTGCAGCCACAATTTTCGGTTGCAGAAGTTGAATCAGACGAAATCACCCTTAAACCCGGTGATATCGTCCGCTTTGGCTGGTAA
- a CDS encoding PilZ domain-containing protein has translation MSRDYDEKRDFFRMTADCPLSFSIHGSEANNSGQCINLSAGGIRFRSAVKLEQTTLIDIHITPEKSVVPPLKAVIEITRREPSSEDGQYEYAGSIKQLL, from the coding sequence ATGTCTAGAGATTATGATGAAAAACGCGACTTCTTTCGCATGACCGCGGATTGCCCGCTAAGCTTCAGCATTCACGGCAGTGAGGCGAACAATTCGGGGCAGTGCATCAACCTTAGTGCCGGTGGCATTCGGTTTCGTTCTGCCGTTAAATTGGAGCAAACCACACTGATTGATATTCACATCACACCTGAAAAGTCAGTGGTACCACCGCTGAAAGCAGTGATTGAAATTACACGCCGTGAGCCGTCAAGTGAAGATGGGCAATATGAGTATGCGGGCAGTATAAAACAGCTTTTATAA